In the genome of Phragmites australis chromosome 9, lpPhrAust1.1, whole genome shotgun sequence, the window TATATCAAGTTACCAACCATGGATTCCTCCAAATTATGAAGTCTCAAAGAAACAAGTCACCACAAATggttgttgcaaaaaaaaaaatagagcttCTCTCTGTTCTGCTCGGGCTTAGGACAAGGGTGATCGTGTCCAATATATACTACACCTATCAATGCCAGTTGGGGAACCAAACCGGAAGTGATAAAGAACATATAACTGACAGTTCATAACACAAACCAACAATGATTATTTATTGTCGGTTCCTACCATGAACTAGTAGTGAAGCATCACTGCTAGATGCTAAtacgaaccgacactaataatgggtatcactgccagttccaaTAGACCGAATGATTGATTTTGCGGTAGAaggttaagaaccggcagtgataccttatTAGTACCGGCTCTAGGTAGAGAGGTATTGATAGCTGGTCATCAATTGCTAGTTTAGTAGTAGTGTTAGAGCCATGTATTTGAAATTTTCATATGGACAACATGGAGAAGATTATGGTTGGCCTGCATGGTATGCTAAAGTCAGTTGAGGAGAGCATTAAGAAATGAACCAGTCATGTGATAATGGTTAAGAAGAATAGTAAGAAGAGAAAGCACAGGCCAAAGGAACATGAGATCTCAAGCACAAAGCCTAAACCTATTGGAAGGTCCAAGACTGGTTTTGCTAATGATGCATGTCATCAATGCCGTATGATTGGTCATTGGCAGAGGTTCTACACACTCTACTTGGAGGAGTTAAAGAAAAAAGGGAAGTAAGACCTAGCTTCAGATATAAATGTTATAGAATTAATCCTACTACACGTCTTAGTGATTCATAGGTATTTGATAttggatcaatgattcatagtTGCAAGGTCTAAGAAGGACTAGAAGTTGTCCAAGAGGCAAGGTGGATACTCGCATCGGCAATGGAGCAAAGGTTGTTGCATTGATCGATGTATTGTCATTACTATTGAAAttagttttgaaattaaatgttTATTATTATATTCCTTCCTTGGGAAAAATATTATcttttcttcatgtttggaagaagttGATGATTATGTAGTTAGAATAAAAAACAAGTGTTGTTCAATATTCCTGAATGATTTGTTCTATAGTGATTGGGTATTAGTGAATGGGCTATATGTTTTGAATCTTAAGGATATACTAGTCAATAACATTAATGCGAAAAAACTTCGGcctaatgatttgaatcccacatttatttggcattgttgtTTGGGTCATAAATGAGAAGTGCATAGAAGAGCTCCAAAAAGATGGTCTCCTGGACTCATTTGATTATGAATCACTCGAGACATGTGAATCTTATTTAGTTGACAAGATGACTATGATATCTTTCACCGATCTAAGTTAGAGGGTGCTGAtctattggccctagtacataatGATGTATTTGGACCGATGTTTAACAACAAGGGATGGTTTTTAGTACTTCATAACTTTTGCCAATGACTATAGTAGATATGGCTATGCCTACTTAATGAGGCACTAGTCTGAATCTTTTGAAAAGTTCATAGAATTAATTTCAAAATAAAGTACAAAATCAGAAGGGCAAGCAAATTAATTTTTGCGATGTTATCATAGAGATGAATATTTGAGCTAtaaatttggtgatcatctaaagtaaTATAGAATAGTGCCACATACAACTGTAATAAAACTGGAGATAATTTTGTTAGCAACAtgaaatataagatttgggcAGGTCGCTGGTGGAGACCAGTGCAGGTTGTATGACTTCTTGGTTGGTGATAATCTTGCCCAAATCAATTAATGTCCAATTCATGGTGTGATTGGACTAAACTTTATAGTACAACTATAAGTAAAGTTATAGGAGTGGCCTAGCTTATTAATTAGAAACCCTCCTAGCATAGTGTCGGTCATATGGTGGTATAGGGACAGAAGGGCATACCTCTCGGAACTATTTGGCGCAAGAGGGTCTTTTGGAGTGGATGGTTATAATCCCATGCCGGTGAATCCTTAGCAGGCAGACATGGTGGGAGatactttgtaacggccttgtagtgtaTTTCTATCCACACACCATAAAATGTTTAACTGTTGGCAAACATGGGCAAATCGGGAAAacacgacttgtgggtaaaatgtacaacctttgcagaggaTAAAACTGATTAATAAATCGTGCTCATAGTCAAGACTTGCGAGGGAAAGGAAGGCTGAATCATGATTAGAACTTAATGACTTCCCGGCCATCACCCTTCTTCCTGGCCGAATGCagcacatgattagaacttaaTGGTAAATGATTTTGGGTAACCATGGTGGTGGGAATTATGTTTTGGGTGGTTAAAATTCTAGTTAAGGAAAGGTGATTGGACCCTTCAGGTTTGGATGAGTGGTTGGAACCTGTAATTAGTTCAAAATGGTGGGAATCtttatattatttattaattaagtttaattaattaattatttacttTTCAATTTTTGTTTATAAATAAATTGCGCTTTTCTACAAATAAGCCATGTTAAGCCTTTATCTTGAGTTAAGCctttatatgtatattttttttcacaactTGCAGAGTACGATATGGGCTCACACGAAGGCATTGAGGACTGCATTGAAGATGGTGTGCATGTTTTAGGATGTGATTCTAGTCGATTGCCTATGCGGTTGCCCTGAAGTAATTGAagattttatttgaaatttCTGTAGTCAGGTAAAATATAGCCAACTTGATCCTCTACCTCTTGCAAAACTGCTGCCACTGCGCTTTTTTCAGCTATATAGCTCTCAGGTGATTGGATGCTAGAGGCAACAATATTGATAAATTCTTCTTTGCTTGCCAGCATCTAAAAACTAATTAATATCTTCCTTGTGCCACCATCACCTATAGTGGTAGTCACAACAGGTTGTGTACAACTCTTTATATCAACAATCATTCCGTTTAACCAAATTAGAGGAGGAATCTTTAACAACTACACATTTTCCAATTATCTGTTGTCCAACCAAACTAGATGAGAGGTATACTATTTTGTTCATCCCTGAGGGCGTCGGGGAGGGTGGAGTGAAGCCATCGTAGGGCAATAGGCTGGAAGGACGCGGGAGCACCACATGTCAGGTACTTGCTAGCACTGCTACATGATTAGAACTTAATGGTAAATGATTTTGGGTAACCATGGTGGTGGGAATTATGTTTAGGGTGGTTAAAATGCTAGTTaaggaaaggtgattggaacCTTCAGGTTTGGATGAGTGGTTGGAACCTGTAATTAGTTCAAAATGGTGGGATCtttatattatttattaattaagtttaattaattaattatttacttTTCAATTGTTGTTTATAAATAAATTGTGCTTTTCTACAAATAAGCCATGTTAAGCCTTTATCTTGAGTTAAGCCTTTATGTGCATATTTTTTCacaacttgcggagtacgatatgggCTCACACGAGGACATTGAGGACTGCATTGAAGATGGTGTACATGTTTTAGGATGTGTTTCTAGTCGATTGTCTGTGCGGTTCCCCTGAAGCAATtgaagattttatttgagatttCTGTAGTCAGGTAAAATATACCCAACTTGATTCTCTACCTCTTGCAAAACCGCTGCCTCTGTGCTTTTTTTCGCCATATAGCTCCCAGGTGATTGGATGCCAGAGGCAATAGTATTGATAGATTCTTCTTCGCTTGCTAGCATCTAAAAACTAATTAATATCTTCCTTGTACCACCATCACCTATAGTGGTAGTCATAATAGGTTGTGTACAACCCATTATGTCAGCAATCATTCGGTTTAACCAAACTCGATGAGGAATCTTTAACAACTACATATTTTTCAATTACCAGTTATCCAACCAAACTAGATGAGAGGTATATTATTTTGATCATCCCTGAGGGTGTCGGGGAGGGCGGGGCGAAGCCATCGTAGGGCAATAGGCTGGAAGGACGCGGGGGTACCACATGTCGGTACCTGCTAGCACTACTATATGATTAGAACTTAATGATAAATGATTTTGGGTAACCATGGTGGTGGAAACTGTGTTTAGGGTGGTTGAAATGCTAGTTaaggaaaggtgattggaacCTTCAGGTTTGGATGAGTGGTTGGAACCTGTAATTAATTCAAAATGGTGGGAATCtttatattatttattaattaagtttaattaattaatcattCACTTTTCAATTGTTGTTAATAAATAAATTGCGCTTTTCTACAAATAAGCCCTGTTAAGCCTTTATCTTGAGTTAAGCCTTCACTTGTATATTTTTTCGCAACTTGTGGAGTACGATATGGATTCACACGAAGACATTGAGGACTGCATTGAAGATGGTGTATATGTTTTAGGATGTGTTTCTAGTCGATTGCCTGTGTGGTTACCCTGAAGCAATtgaagattttatttgagatttCTGTTGCTAGTTCTTCTATTTCATTTTGACACTCGAATTTCCCATTTGTAATACAATAAATATTATTGTTAATAAAAGATATTGTTGTGTTATTCATCTATGATGTGTATCAGATTGATTCTTGTCTGTACACACAGGAGAAGTTGGACTGTTTGTTCGATCCGGTCTCGACCAGTACTATTCAAACTAACAGAAAAGAAAGGGAAATGAAAGGGTAGACAGATGCTATGTAGTGAACTGAACGGGCTTAGGCATACTTTAAATAAAATAAGGATACGTGGCGAACTTTACTGTCTACTACTCGTTGTCGGTGGCCACACTGACCGACACTCTGACACGATACTCATCACTTTTACTCCTACACGCGTGCTGATATATAGTGCTATTTCTGCAGCCATATGCTAGGACTTCTAGGGTTCCAAATGTGTTAATTAATTGTTGCAACACTAAACAGCAAGAAAAGGTTACAGCAGAATGGAGGCGAACGGGTcgcaacaaccacttcatcgCCCTCCGCTCAACGTCGTCGATCATGAGTCCCATCAGCAGCCGAGCGATCCGGCCAGGAAGAAGGGTGGATGGATCACCTTCCCTTTCCTCgcaggtctctctctctctctctctctcgctcgtgTCAGCTCGGAACGTGAGGCATGTTACATGCGTGTATGTCGTGGTGCAGTGGCGATGATGGGGCTGGGTGTGGCGACGAGCGGCGCGTTGAGCAACCTGGTGGTCTACCTGATAAAAGAGTACAACGTGCCGAGCGTCGACGCGGCGCAGATCTCCAACATCGTCTCCGGCTGCCTCAGCGTGGCCCCGGTGGCTGGAGCCATCGTCGCCGATGCCTTCTTCGGCTGCTACCCAATCGTCGCGGTCTCCATGTTTTTCTCCGTCCTGGTGAGTAGTTACTTCACGTACCACGTTCGTCTTCGTACATAAGCTCAAATCGATCCGATCATGACGCCTTTATTAACTCGCTCGACGACTAATGCGTTCACGCAGGCCTTGGTCGTGTTCACGCTCACCGCGAGCCTGCGCGGCCTCCAGCCGGCGCCGTGCCCGCTGGGCGCTGGCCCCTGCGAACCGGCCTCCGCCGGGCAGATAGCGGCGCTGTACGCTGGCGTGTTCCTGATGTGCGTGAGCGCCGCGGGCTCGCGGTTCAACCAGGCGACCATGGGCGCCGACCAGTTCGACTCCACGGCCGACCGCGACGTTCTGTTCAACTGgtttttcatcttcttctacGCCTCCAACGTGCTCGGCTCCACGGTCATCGTCTACGTCCAGGACACGGTGTCGTGGACGCTGGGGTTCGGCATATCCGGCGCCGCAAGCGTCGTCGGCCTTGCGGCGCTGCTCCTCGGTTCACGTTACTACCGCCGGCCAGCCGTGCGAGGCAGCCCGTTTACGGGGCTCGCGAGGgtggccgtcgccgccgctAGGAAGAGGAAGGTCAACGTGGCGACGTCAGGGAAGTTGAGGTTTTACCAGGGACGATGCTGCGGTGACAGCGACGGCAAGACTAGCGGCACTAATCTTGCTCCAAGCGATAGCTTTAGGTAAGAAAATTCTGCCTTCAATATGCTTACACGTATAATGTCATCATGCATGATGATTAAAGAATAATAAACTGTTGACAAGATTAGTTAATGGATAGATAATTTAGATTTCACTAAGTCTATTTTACTCTCCTAAAAATTTTCAATTGTCTAGATAACCCTGTAAACTAGTTCAGTTTGCTCCCAAACTACTACAACGAGGTCACTTCACACTCCAATGACGCTCGTCTTTTTTTGCTTCTCATTATAAAGTTCACATTTAAAATTGAAATTTTGTTTGATAATAGACAACATCTTACCCTATgccacaaaatttgttttgtaatttttttactattagCGCACATTTTCATATCTCAAGCGTTAGACCGGGTGCTCCAACCCTATGCAAATAGTCATGACATTTATGAAAATAACTTCTAACATAGGGTGTCGTCGCATAGAGTTTAGCTTAAAACACGACTTGTATAAATAAAATACAAATAGAAATATCATTACGGAGTGAAGTGATCTAATTTCAGTAGTTCAGGATTAAAATATACGGACAATTGAAAATTTTGACAGAGTAAAATGAACTTTTCCATATTAATTATTGTTAAGTTGCAACCGCTAGTATGGTTAGGCGGTGTCAGTAAGTGCAAGTCATTTTTCCTAACCAGAGATGTCCAGTTCAGGACACAGGTACTATCCAATTTTCTGAAACGgattctttgaaaaaaaaattcttaataaAAGTCTCTCGTTCCTCCATTTGGCAATTTTGTCTAAGCTCGCCTTAGACTGTTACACATAGATTAATAAAACAATAAATGTAACAATACGATAATGAAGAATCTTGTCGCCAATTGctaaaagatatatatatatatatattgttgcATGACTCTTCAGTTTAGATGCACTTTAGTTTATTGTTGTATGACTCTTCATTACAACTCAAATAACTGTAAGTTACAATCTATTAGATAGATCAGTTACAATCATGCGTCTAGAAgtacataattacaacacgaAAATCTAACGAGTCACATTTTAGATTGCACTATGATTACAATCATATTCTTTAGGATGTACATCATTAGGTAAGAAATTCTTTAAAAGTTACATTTGCCTATAATGCAATTTCaactcatatttttttatttacatctgATTGTAACTCTCTGTCTTACGGATTataactctactattttttatattgtaaCTAGGGAGTTGAACCTAGCCACATATTATATACATAAATGACTAGGTCATTACAAATAATTATAGGCGTGCAACCTGTTTACCCTTTCAAGCCTTGCATTACTTTTTTCATGTGCAGCAAGCATATATTCCTGAAATTTTCTTGGAAAGGCACGATCCGCTATCGCATATAATTTCTGTCGTCTCAGTTGACCATGCACACAATTACAATCCTTCGCTTTATTCCAAACCGCCGGATAAATATGTTTACTGCAAACAACCAGCTGCACATGGGCTTCCACTTTGATAGGCCAATCGTCAAAGATGTAAGCAGCAAGCTAGCAAGAATATATCCAAAGGCAGCAACTTAAATATTAGCCATCGGGAGGCAATATATTATGCTATACTAGCCACAGTGATCAGAAGATAAGTGAGAAAAAGTGATAAGTTAGCAGCATATCATCCATCGCTTTGATAGTCTGGCTGATATCATCATCAAGCTTCCAAGATCATGTGGGTTTTATTTTGATAACCAAAACATCAGTGTGTTGGATCATTAGTAAAAAATGATATGCACAGATGGTTCAGAAACTCCGTGttggatatttttttaactGTGTGTAGAAAAGAGTACGtataaatcagatttgtacaaacggtttttgaaccgtctatactaattatatatatatataggtgacTCGTTATTGGAACCATTTGTATGGTTGATTATTAGAATCGTATGTACTAAGTTTTttagagttaaaaaaatattttttctatctacACCAGCCCCTATATAATTATGTAGCTGCGGTCACAAGTCACAtaatttttcatacaaaatacCACGAGTGTGTTTTCTAGGAGTCGAACCCGCAATCTCTAACCTCACGTGAACCTTCCTTACCGTCTCACTTGTCGTTTATTGCTGAccattatataaaaatagtctatATAAGATATAGGCTCAAAACGAGCGAGacactattagtacagacagttctaaATTTAAAAACGTCTATACTATTGCCACTAATAGTAcatgaaccgtctgtactattgcCACTAATAGTACAAACGATTCCAAATTAGAACTGTCTGTAAAAAAGGAacagtacagatggttctagactagaaccgtatgtactattagtacagacggttgtaGTTTGTAACCGTTTGTACTGTAGCATCTTGTTTTGTAGCAACTGCTCGTTGCTCTTTTTTAAGACGATTCTagtttggagccatctgtaataTCCTTTATATATACGGCTCTATAGATTCATCTATAAAGGGCATCGCACTAAATAGAATCTGTAGTAGTGGACTTCATGAGCTAACCAAGTCATTCCTCCTCTACAACAAATTAAGGATCCGTAGAGTCTATACGATATGCTCTATTTCTTTACAATCTGCATGCGGGTGCATTTAGCGGAAAATGCATGTATACGCCTGCGCCAATGATTCTTGGATATATTCTTTCCCAAGTAGTCTAAGTATGTGCGTATCAGCTAAGTATGTGCGTATGAGCTGACTGGCAGTAGCGGGTGCAATATTTTAACAATAGGGGTACAATTGTACATAGCTAAATAATTATGTTGACGCACTCACGTCATCGTGGCAGCGCTCTACCACGCTGGCACattccactactacagaaaaggtaATCAGTGTTAGCTCAAAAAACTATCAATAGCAGTTTTTGTACCGGCACTGATTATTCAGCATCGATAGTcttagactatcagtgccggtctATAAtaaagaaccggcactgattgtctgagtatcagtgccggctagtGGGACAAGCCGGCATTGATACTTTTGTAGGTACAGATTAATTACAAATTCAATAATACAACATTCAAAATCCgatttcaaatttgtattcatatatatatatataagcattCATCATAGAAAGATATATACATAAACACATGCATCATAAATAGTTAATCCACATCCACACATAATCATGAGTTCATCAATATCCATACATAATCATGAGTTCATCAACATTCGTAATTTACATTATCATAGTTCATATCATAAAATTAAACACATTGCAAATGCACTTATCCATGATTCTACGGTGCATAAGGAATCATATTGTCTTCATAGTTGACATCTACGATATCAACTCCATATCTCATCCAAATGGCATAGTGCATAAATAGGCACACTATCTCgaccaagaaagggcaaatCTAACGACTTTCCATAAACAGAGAAATTGATGATACTTGAATCAAACTCCGCATAAGCCCGATATATGCCTTCATGAACCTTCTTCACTTTCGGGTCAATCATTATGTACCCAAGCCACTCTATGACATAGCGTAAGAGTGAACCCAAGCTAATATCAAATAGCATCTTgttgttccagtaaaaatcccACAGGCAAATAGCATGAACATGAatagaaaattttataatatatgaaataataatataagCTAAAATTCATGTCACCGACTGTGTCAAGTGCATGTAACCGTGAGAGACTGGTAGTCATTGAAGCCACATCCTTCAcattctactcaagtgttttcaaatttaaatagcTATAGTTAGGGAAAATATACCCAACTTGATCCTCTACCTTTTGCAAAACCGCTGCCACTGCTTCTTTCAGCCATATAGCTGTCAGGTGATTAGATGCCAGAGGCAACATTATTGATAGATTCTTCTTCAATTCCCAGGATCCAAAAAGTAATTAATATCTTCTTTGTACCACCATCACCTATAGTGGTAGTCACAACAGGTTGTGTACAACCCTTTCTGTCAGGAATCATTCTGTTTAACCAAAATAGAGGAGGAATCTTTAACAACTACACGTTTTCCAATTATCAATTGTCCAACCCAACTAGTTGAGAGGTATACTATTTTGATCATCCCTGAGGGTGTCGGGGAGGGCGGGGCGAAGCCATCATAGGGCAATAGGCTGGAAGGACGTGGGGGCACCACATGTCGGGTACCTGCtagcactactatagaaatccCTTTCACTCCTAGCTGgtaaacccccttcactgtcggttttttaGCTGGTAGTAGGCAACGGGTAGTGACAGTCCCCGATCATCACTACTGGCCTGGGTCACTGGCAGTGAAGGTGCTTATCAGTGTCGACTTATGGCTTCAGCCGTCAATGATACCCATGGAATCACTGCTGGCTAAAGCCTTGAGCTAGCAGTGCtttgcctctccctctctctcctcccatccACTCTCTCActgatctctctctcctctcaatacatgcatacaatgaaaTCTAGGTTgacattaatacatagtaattcatgtccttcattaatatacaaataaagctacttaatttgacttaatacatagtaatttatatcattcattaatatgcaaataaagctatTTAATCTAGCTTAATGATTCGCCCTTCAGTATGATCGCGATGTACATAGAGAGATTCGTCAATGTCTTCCAAAACCTAgatcgacgtcctctccgaaaggagggaGCGCATTGAATTGAGAAATGCGGTGTCATCTGAACATATATACCCTGTCAAAGTTTCTGGTAGCCTTCCTCtttatcgcatactctctactagaaggtatggtgtcatTTGAAGGTCCCTCATGCGGCGACGGCACAATCGGTTTAGGAAACTCGTCGTTTGGGTTGATAAAATGTTCGATGAAGAACCTgacgatctgttcttgaatggcatgtatttcAGCAAGGAGTATCACACTTGTGTGGTGTTTGAAgcgctgcatttgaagaatagaaagaattagtccttgaacatgtaGATAAATTggaaagaaggcatcgatatttAATTTatacctcaacatcattaaacatgGAAGCGTCTCTATCTCTGCTGAATGTGTGTATGAAATTAAAAACATAGAACTCGCAGAGATTATTgtcgggtggctgcctcatacacttcaagaggaaatgattcatcagttgaatgaattgaacctttttatttagtaggaaatgcaagacatgaatattccctgcgtaTCAGAAAGTCAATTTTTATATCATACTGCTTACTGTAAGGAAAGTAGAcaacactctttttgcagtatcttgtgtacgcccagtacatgaatatgaatattaattaaacttagatgtaaTCGACGTGAAGATTTAATGATCGAGTTTACTTGTTTAACACGTCGATGAGGTATTGCTAAGTTGACTGAGCTCTCTTTTCTGATTCCAAGACAATAACcctgctcaagtctgggtggatgacaaggaggatctaaTGAAAACAGCAgaaatatgtcaccatagaaaatttgtactagaatcgagttgcacATAAAAGTAGAACGCCCTAGCACtcaaacacgtactcaaagctatagggtaagagtacgaACTTCTTGTgctggtggtgaagcagacattTCAATAAGTAGTTCACGGTGAAGTTTGGATTCGTCTGTACAAGTTCCTCGTTGACAAGCCCGTGAtcaatgaatcctactttattatctaattcttatcTAAATGTGTGGATCTTCATTCTAtgagagagaagttagctatgcaatttcaaggtacaagatcatataatgtgaattatatgcattaGTCACATAGAGTCCACGCTCTAATTATGGACATGTTGAAGGCATCTTCCTAGACAATTCATACAAACACTTGAATTTCACCCAAAAGGAGCCGTTCCCATTGAGCAAATCTTTATCTTTGTATCTTGGTATACCCTGCTTGGACTGCTCAAAGTATCAAAGATGTAATCAACACATTTGAGTTGTCAGGTTATTTTCAATATCTGATTTGACCAGAGGTTTGCCCAACACAAACATCCATCTAATATCCAACTTTGGGATTTCCGCTTCCACAACAAGCCGTGCCAGTTGCTCTGCTTTTAATCTAGAAGTAGCCAGAAAGCCCTCAATGCTTGGAGCATTCTCAACAATTGGACTTGGTTTTTGCTCTTGGCATGCTTCTTGTTGATGCATTCATAGTCAGTCAGTGGGTTACTTGAAGCCACCcccgtctgtttaactttggctatattcatgaaaaatttcatgctaTCTTTTTGGTTTGCTCAGCATTAAGTGAATAGATATCGTTGTGGTCCGCTAACTTTTTAGATggcaccaacttcttagatgatgtcgtcttcTAGGATATTGAGGAAC includes:
- the LOC133929752 gene encoding protein NRT1/ PTR FAMILY 2.3-like, producing the protein MEANGSQQPLHRPPLNVVDHESHQQPSDPARKKGGWITFPFLAVAMMGLGVATSGALSNLVVYLIKEYNVPSVDAAQISNIVSGCLSVAPVAGAIVADAFFGCYPIVAVSMFFSVLALVVFTLTASLRGLQPAPCPLGAGPCEPASAGQIAALYAGVFLMCVSAAGSRFNQATMGADQFDSTADRDVLFNWFFIFFYASNVLGSTVIVYVQDTVSWTLGFGISGAASVVGLAALLLGSRYYRRPAVRGSPFTGLARVAVAAARKRKVNVATSGKLRFYQGRCCGDSDGKTSGTNLAPSDSFSFLNRAALITDGDIITADGSVARPWLICTVQQVEDFKTVLRILPLWSAAIFLSVAIGVQINFTILQALAMDRTVGRFTVPAGSMIVGCLIAGVISLGLLDRVLLPLWQRLTGHNLTPLQRIGAGHVLTVVSMAASAAIERRRLATVHEHGEEGNPGWVSPLSVMWLVLPFALSGAGEALHFPGQVTLYYQEFPPSLKNTATGMVSMIIALGFYLSTALVGIVRHTTAWLPDNMNASRMENFYWLLAVLVAVNFGYYLLCARFYKYQNIGK